A window of Rhipicephalus microplus isolate Deutch F79 chromosome X, USDA_Rmic, whole genome shotgun sequence genomic DNA:
TTCCATATCATTACCTGAAGATTTCCGCCAGGTGTCATCTATTATTGACGTAGATGTGGTGCCCGACACCTGTCGACGAGTTCGCTTGGTCAAGCATGGTTCCGACAAGCCTTTAGGGTTCTATATTCGGGATGGCACCAGTGTGCGTGTCACTCCACATGGTCTGGATCGACTGCCAGGGATCTTCATATCGCGCTTAGTGCCTGGAGGTCTTGCTGAAGGCACAGGTCTTCTGGCTGTCAATGATGAAGTATTGGAAGTTAATGGCATTGAAGTTGGTGGCAAGACATTAGATCAGGTATGGTTGCTTCTCCCAGTGCAAGACGTGCTAAAGAAAACATGTGCATTTATTGTGTCTGCTGTTTCCCATTGTTTCTCTGCaatactatgttttcattttttgatATATCTTCAGAGGAAAGAGAGCATTATTTTGGTGTGGTGCTTGCACCTGTACTTTCAGAAGCAGGGTGATATACTTGCATACTGACACTGTATGGCAGAGAAATAACCTACCCTTTCTATACCACAGATAGCAAAATACATGGTGTGTTTTCTGTTTGCTTGTTCATTTCATTTATGCTAAATATATTAAAAGGACTACAGCTCTCTTGTCATGAAATTAGTGGGGCTGGTGCAGTATTTTTGTTATTAGGGGATCTATAATCTGGCTTCCCATGATAACTTTGTATTACAATTACAGGCAGTACCTCTGACCACACACTGAACACAAATTGTTGTTTATTCCAGTACTGATTGGTAGTGTGGCCCTTCACTTGAGGGTGTGTTATTCTGTACATGAAATTTTAAGGGATGGATTTACCATTGTATATTTTTCACATAGAATGTGGTATGCAGTCACTGTTCTGTACTGACTGACCCAGGCATCAGTGACTTGCAATGCCACATTAACATGGTTTCTAATTACTATATGGCAATTTGTGGTGCTTCAATGTCACAGCATTGCTTCTGATGATGTCtcagaaattgattgattgatatgtggggtttaacgtcccaaaaccactatatgattatgagatgtcTCAAAAATTGAGACTTTTATATTATAACTTATTTGTCTtgctgtttcaaaaaaaaataataagcaaaTTTTACAGTACTGCTTCCATAAGACAACTTCATTTGTGTTGTCCATGCAGGTGACTGACATGATGGTGGCGAATTCGTCCAACTTGATCATCACAATCCGTCCAGCCAACCAGTGTAGTGTGGGCACACTGCCTCGAAGGGGCTCATTTGGCCGCTCTTCGCAGATGTCACATGGCTCTCACAATTCCAACCCATCCGTAGTCTCGGATGATGACCGCTTGGATGAAGATGAAATCAGGGACCACACTGCTGGATTTGAGGGCCTTGACGAAACACCTCCTCGTAGCACCCATGACGGCGTGATCACTCTTTGACATGTGCCTAGGCACAGACCCATTTTCAGGGACTCTTCTTCTCTCCTTTTGTCCTATTCAGCCACCGTGGTAAGGGGCCCTTCCTGGTGCCACAGGCAGAGCCCCTTCCCCGTCTGTTTTAGATAGAGGGCATTGGCTGTGAGGCAAGTGTTTCAGCCATCCCGGAGGGCCAGCCCATGTACAAGGCTCGCTTGCCCAAGAAGCCATGAGCAGCACCAGGATTCCTGCATCCTTTTGAAGGCAGCTGCATTAGGCAGCTGCTACTGATGCTTTTCTGTTTTACGAAAAGACACTATACAAAtacataccatatatatatatatatatattttttatacaTTAGACAGGCCCATAAAGGGACGTGTTGTGCATGTGTGGCA
This region includes:
- the par-6 gene encoding partitioning defective protein 6, whose product is MSKPLKNLHHHQNGSILEVKSKFDAEFRRFSLDKSELSRYDEFCRLIERFHSISEVPFSLCYTDPIHGDLLPINNDENFARAVQSARPLLRLLIQRKGDSREELNGFGGPGASRKKRFLGQYLLPAGVRTARPALSISLPEDFRQVSSIIDVDVVPDTCRRVRLVKHGSDKPLGFYIRDGTSVRVTPHGLDRLPGIFISRLVPGGLAEGTGLLAVNDEVLEVNGIEVGGKTLDQVTDMMVANSSNLIITIRPANQCSVGTLPRRGSFGRSSQMSHGSHNSNPSVVSDDDRLDEDEIRDHTAGFEGLDETPPRSTHDGVITL